The Blastopirellula sediminis sequence GAACGATGAGCGTTTCGGCGTCGTCGCGGACCAACTCGTACTCACCGCGGTCGATCCGCGTTACCGAGCCCCGGTTCCCGGAGACTTCTCCTTCGTAGTCGAGATACGTCAGGCGATGGGGAAAGATCGCTTCCCCACGAACCGGCTGCAGCATGTCGGGCTTCTCAAGCAATCGCCACGTGCGCAGCGCGTCCCCCTCTTCCAACATCAGGTCATAGTGACTGACATCGTCATGATCGGCAGGGAATTGGTGGTAGAGAAGAACGAAGCGTTTCATGCCCGCATTCTAACAAAGTAGGGTCCGCTATGCGGACCAAGAATCGCCAGCGGAGCGACCAGTATTAGCCCGAGGCGCGAGCCGAGGGAAAGCGGTCGGAACAAGGAGAAATACG is a genomic window containing:
- a CDS encoding DNA polymerase ligase N-terminal domain-containing protein encodes the protein MKRFVLLYHQFPADHDDVSHYDLMLEEGDALRTWRLLEKPDMLQPVRGEAIFPHRLTYLDYEGEVSGNRGSVTRIDRGEYELVRDDAETLIVQLYGSVLIGRLAVLIS